A genomic stretch from Elusimicrobiota bacterium includes:
- a CDS encoding sulfatase-like hydrolase/transferase, translated as MAKNRCRLLLVFLEIFLLFSFLTRVALTVLVRGELNGGLFGLFKIFAAGFFYDLAAASYAGVPLALYLLFVPQNIYAHKYHKYFIYSLFFAAAWLLAFNGAAEYLFFYEFGVRYNFIAVDYLVYTHEVSGNIRESYDLALILPSLAAVSAGALFLWRGALERSLQAVTPFKKRLAPVLMLLAAPALVFFAVDARFSRISANEYANELALNGLYAFGSAFINNELSYDKFYATADVDGAFVKVRRAISVPGDVFTAGPRDIKRPVQAARPFKKLNVIVLIEESLSAEYFRAFGAAKGEDTLANLDALAGRSLFFNRFYAAGTRTVRGLEAITLSIPPLPGTSIIKRPDNGGFFSWGSVMSARGYENKFIYGGHGYFDNMNAFFSKNGFGIVDRVDFSKDEITFANIWGVCDGDLLAKTLKEADKSYSARKPFYYMVMTTSNHRPFTYPEGKIDIPPSAHSRRGALKYSDYAIGGFLSEAVKKPWFKDTVFVITGDHCANSAGRAEIPVGNYHIPLLIYSPANIKPARINTLASQIDIAPTVLGLLGFSYESVFFGRDIMRGRPRHFGSNVNPKELDGPEGRAFLSTYQKLGYLKDGRLAVLGPKKYLKSYSWDEPAQALTVKSDAELENEAVAFYQAANYIYKNRLNRLP; from the coding sequence ATGGCAAAAAACCGGTGCCGCCTGCTTTTGGTTTTCTTGGAAATTTTCCTGCTTTTTTCATTTCTCACTCGCGTCGCGCTTACCGTCCTGGTCCGGGGTGAATTGAACGGGGGCCTTTTCGGGCTTTTTAAAATATTCGCCGCCGGTTTTTTCTATGACCTGGCCGCCGCCTCTTACGCCGGCGTTCCGCTTGCTCTTTACCTGCTTTTCGTGCCGCAGAATATTTACGCGCACAAATATCACAAGTATTTCATTTACTCCCTGTTTTTTGCCGCCGCCTGGCTGCTCGCCTTCAACGGCGCGGCCGAGTATCTATTTTTTTACGAATTCGGAGTTCGTTACAATTTTATAGCCGTGGATTACCTGGTTTACACCCATGAGGTGTCGGGTAATATCAGGGAGTCGTATGATCTCGCGCTTATACTGCCGTCGCTGGCGGCCGTTTCAGCCGGAGCCTTGTTTTTATGGCGCGGCGCGCTTGAGCGTTCTCTTCAGGCGGTAACGCCCTTTAAAAAGCGGCTGGCCCCGGTCCTTATGCTGCTTGCCGCGCCCGCGCTTGTTTTTTTTGCCGTGGACGCGCGGTTTTCCCGAATATCCGCCAACGAATACGCGAATGAGCTGGCTTTAAACGGCCTTTACGCTTTCGGCTCGGCTTTTATCAATAACGAACTGTCATATGACAAGTTTTACGCGACTGCCGATGTCGACGGGGCATTTGTGAAAGTGCGCCGCGCGATAAGCGTTCCCGGAGATGTTTTTACGGCCGGGCCGAGAGACATAAAAAGGCCGGTGCAAGCCGCGCGGCCCTTTAAAAAACTGAATGTGATAGTGCTTATTGAGGAGAGTCTGAGCGCGGAATATTTCAGGGCTTTCGGCGCGGCCAAAGGGGAGGATACCCTGGCCAATCTGGACGCGCTGGCCGGCAGGTCGCTGTTTTTTAACAGGTTCTACGCCGCCGGTACGCGCACGGTGCGGGGGCTGGAGGCCATCACGCTTTCCATTCCGCCGCTGCCCGGCACTTCCATAATAAAGCGGCCTGACAACGGGGGTTTTTTTTCATGGGGTTCGGTGATGTCGGCCCGGGGCTACGAGAATAAATTTATTTACGGCGGCCACGGCTATTTTGACAACATGAACGCGTTCTTCTCAAAAAATGGTTTTGGCATAGTTGACCGCGTGGATTTCTCCAAAGATGAAATAACCTTTGCCAATATCTGGGGCGTCTGCGACGGCGACCTGCTGGCCAAAACGCTGAAGGAAGCCGATAAAAGCTATAGCGCGCGCAAGCCGTTCTATTATATGGTGATGACCACTTCGAACCACCGGCCCTTCACCTATCCGGAAGGGAAAATAGACATACCGCCATCCGCGCACAGCAGACGCGGGGCGCTTAAATATTCCGATTACGCGATAGGCGGGTTTTTAAGTGAAGCCGTTAAAAAGCCCTGGTTTAAGGATACGGTTTTTGTTATTACCGGCGACCACTGCGCCAATTCCGCCGGCAGGGCCGAAATCCCGGTGGGAAATTACCACATACCGCTTTTGATTTATTCGCCGGCCAATATAAAACCCGCCCGGATAAATACTCTGGCAAGCCAGATAGACATAGCCCCCACGGTGCTCGGGCTGCTGGGTTTCAGTTATGAAAGCGTTTTTTTCGGTAGGGATATTATGCGCGGCAGGCCCCGCCATTTTGGTTCCAATGTAAATCCAAAAGAGCTGGACGGGCCGGAGGGCAGGGCTTTTCTGTCCACTTACCAAAAATTGGGTTACCTTAAGGACGGCAGGCTGGCCGTGCTGGGACCTAAAAAATATCTTAAATCTTACTCCTGGGACGAGCCCGCCCAGGCTTTAACCGTAAAAAGCGACGCGGAACTTGAAAACGAAGCCGTCGCTTTCTACCAGGCCGCCAATTACATTTACAAAAACCGCCTTAACCGCCTGCCCTGA
- a CDS encoding SOS response-associated peptidase has product MCGRYSQTFELAEAIKRFSLKPPPFNCKPSYNIAPGAMSPVVCVGGMKLLKWGFVPSWAAPKNSSGSVSAPNNPARLPLFSAGNPLESKFAASETAGPPENGPDREGFINARAEGIASRPVFRNAFYKSRCLVPCDGFYEWHSSAGAKIPYRFEMRDKGLFAMAGVYEEATGTYAVITAAANALVRAIHHRMPVIIEKRHEALWLDPKMKDTETLLPLLRGYDSSLMHGYRVSDLINDPKNDSPDCLKPF; this is encoded by the coding sequence ATGTGCGGAAGATATTCCCAAACTTTTGAGCTTGCCGAAGCTATAAAGCGCTTTTCCCTGAAACCTCCGCCATTCAACTGCAAGCCCAGCTATAACATTGCTCCCGGCGCGATGTCCCCTGTTGTCTGCGTTGGCGGGATGAAACTGCTTAAATGGGGCTTTGTCCCCTCCTGGGCGGCTCCAAAAAACTCTTCCGGTTCCGTCAGCGCGCCAAACAACCCCGCCCGCCTGCCGCTTTTTTCCGCCGGTAATCCGCTTGAAAGTAAATTTGCCGCCTCCGAAACCGCCGGGCCTCCTGAAAACGGGCCTGACAGGGAAGGTTTTATAAACGCGCGCGCGGAGGGCATAGCCTCGCGGCCCGTTTTCAGAAATGCGTTTTATAAAAGCCGCTGCCTTGTGCCGTGCGACGGCTTCTACGAGTGGCACAGCTCCGCCGGCGCCAAAATACCCTATCGTTTTGAAATGCGCGATAAGGGCCTGTTCGCCATGGCCGGAGTTTATGAAGAAGCCACCGGCACTTACGCGGTGATAACGGCCGCGGCCAACGCTCTGGTGCGCGCCATTCATCACCGTATGCCGGTGATTATTGAAAAAAGGCACGAGGCGCTCTGGCTTGACCCGAAGATGAAAGACACTGAAACCCTGCTGCCCCTCCTGCGCGGTTACGACTCCTCCCTTATGCACGGCTATCGCGTGTCCGACCTGATAAACGATCCGAAGAACGATTCGCCGGACTGCCTGAAGCCTTTTTAA
- a CDS encoding response regulator gives MKILIAEDDAPVREMLCAFISELGHEVTPTENGQELVKLAMAERPDLIVTDMHMPGMTCDSMISMIEMYSPLSGIPIIIVTGATKSELADSGISKGIPIIAKPVDFDQLAAEINKVVQKLGGNQYVRKIFPNF, from the coding sequence ATGAAAATACTTATTGCCGAAGACGACGCACCGGTTCGCGAAATGCTTTGCGCTTTTATTTCCGAGCTGGGCCACGAGGTTACCCCGACCGAAAACGGCCAGGAACTGGTTAAACTGGCCATGGCCGAACGGCCGGACCTGATAGTCACCGACATGCACATGCCGGGGATGACCTGCGATTCCATGATATCCATGATAGAAATGTACTCTCCCCTTTCCGGCATACCGATCATAATAGTGACCGGCGCCACAAAGAGCGAATTGGCTGACTCCGGCATATCCAAAGGGATCCCGATCATCGCAAAGCCGGTGGATTTCGACCAACTGGCGGCCGAAATAAACAAAGTGGTTCAAAAGCTAGGCGGAAATCAGTATGTGCGGAAGATATTCCCAAACTTTTGA
- the htpX gene encoding protease HtpX: MAKRIFLFMAVNVLILVTLSFTLNILGVRPYLSAQGIDYGSLMIFCLVWGMGGAFISLGLSRIMAKWMMGVKVIDPNTSDPVLSSLVQTVHNLAKAAGLPKMPEVGYYNSPEINAFATGPTKSRALVAVSAGLLQSMDREQLEGVLGHEISHVSNGDMVTMTLLQGVINAFVMFLARVIAFFITRSKDGERSSPWMNFLIVMVLEIVLSAFGMIAVAAFSRWREFRADAGSARLAGREKMINALEALRRTTQYADLTGNASVASMKIAGKPKRFFGLFATHPPLEARIERLKAGF; the protein is encoded by the coding sequence ATGGCGAAAAGAATTTTTCTGTTCATGGCGGTCAATGTCCTTATCCTTGTGACGCTGTCTTTCACGCTGAATATTCTGGGCGTGCGGCCCTACCTCAGCGCACAGGGCATAGACTACGGTTCGCTCATGATCTTCTGTCTTGTGTGGGGCATGGGCGGAGCTTTCATTTCGCTCGGCCTCTCAAGGATCATGGCCAAGTGGATGATGGGCGTTAAGGTTATTGACCCGAATACCTCCGACCCCGTTCTCTCCTCGCTGGTGCAGACGGTGCATAACCTGGCAAAGGCGGCGGGCCTGCCGAAAATGCCGGAAGTGGGGTATTACAACAGCCCCGAAATAAACGCCTTCGCCACCGGGCCGACCAAAAGCCGCGCGCTGGTCGCCGTTTCCGCGGGACTTCTTCAAAGTATGGACCGCGAGCAGCTGGAAGGGGTGCTGGGCCATGAAATTTCCCATGTCTCTAACGGCGACATGGTAACCATGACGCTCCTTCAGGGCGTGATAAACGCTTTTGTAATGTTCCTCGCGCGTGTTATAGCCTTTTTTATCACCCGCTCAAAGGACGGAGAGCGGTCAAGCCCCTGGATGAATTTCCTTATAGTCATGGTCCTTGAAATAGTGTTAAGCGCTTTCGGCATGATAGCCGTGGCCGCGTTCTCAAGGTGGAGGGAATTCCGCGCCGACGCGGGCAGCGCGCGCCTGGCGGGCAGGGAGAAAATGATCAACGCTCTTGAAGCCCTTCGCAGAACCACCCAGTACGCGGACCTTACCGGCAACGCCTCCGTGGCCTCAATGAAAATCGCCGGCAAGCCGAAACGGTTTTTCGGGCTATTTGCCACGCATCCGCCGCTTGAGGCGCGCATTGAACGCCTGAAAGCCGGGTTCTGA
- a CDS encoding lytic transglycosylase domain-containing protein: MPATLKLLLLAVIAVPVPAQAQAIDELFGSAPETRIQAPAPVPRSVEQSDVNDAGLPAEDAFLVKPDAEHDAGAELFNPFNERLSKSAQPAQSQKIPYFEMAKKEAAAQDVDINLILAVIQKESSFDPKAYNPSGAVGLMQVLPSTARCLGLKNAKTLWEPEVNIKYGVKYLKTLWSEFGADDTLSLAQCHPGGAGFANTLAAYNAGPGNVRKYHGVPPFKETKRYVALVTEYFNKFKQLLAGF, from the coding sequence ATGCCCGCGACATTAAAGTTATTATTATTGGCCGTTATAGCCGTTCCGGTTCCGGCGCAAGCCCAGGCTATTGACGAATTATTTGGATCGGCCCCCGAAACGCGCATACAGGCGCCAGCCCCCGTGCCGCGCTCTGTTGAGCAGTCTGATGTTAATGACGCGGGATTGCCCGCCGAAGACGCTTTTCTGGTAAAGCCGGACGCGGAACATGACGCCGGCGCCGAACTTTTCAATCCGTTTAATGAGCGCCTCTCAAAAAGCGCGCAGCCGGCTCAATCACAAAAGATACCCTACTTTGAAATGGCAAAAAAAGAGGCGGCAGCCCAAGACGTGGACATCAACCTGATACTCGCCGTCATCCAGAAAGAATCCTCATTTGACCCCAAAGCGTACAATCCTTCGGGAGCCGTGGGCCTGATGCAGGTGCTGCCGAGCACAGCCAGATGCCTGGGCCTGAAAAACGCCAAAACGCTATGGGAACCCGAAGTGAACATAAAATACGGGGTAAAATATCTTAAAACTCTTTGGAGTGAATTCGGCGCGGATGATACTTTAAGTCTTGCCCAGTGCCATCCGGGCGGCGCCGGCTTCGCAAATACTCTGGCCGCCTACAACGCAGGCCCCGGCAATGTGAGAAAATACCATGGCGTCCCCCCTTTCAAAGAAACAAAGAGATATGTCGCGCTGGTAACGGAATATTTCAACAAATTCAAACAACTTCTTGCCGGTTTCTAA
- a CDS encoding thioesterase family protein, translated as MAISKVLEFERKVTPDEIDGLGHVNNMVYLLWCLDAATAHSKAAGWGVERMLAMGSGWVIRRHEIDYLLPVKPEETVIMRTWVETAERASSERRYEIYRRSDGKMVCCGRTVWVWINYSTGRPSRIPQEVVQAFSAWEPGERLKAEG; from the coding sequence ATGGCTATTTCAAAAGTGCTGGAATTTGAGCGTAAAGTAACGCCCGATGAGATAGACGGGCTGGGGCATGTGAACAATATGGTCTATCTGCTCTGGTGCCTGGACGCGGCGACCGCGCATTCCAAAGCCGCGGGCTGGGGTGTGGAGCGCATGCTCGCCATGGGTTCGGGCTGGGTGATACGCCGCCACGAAATAGACTACCTGCTGCCGGTAAAACCGGAGGAAACGGTGATCATGCGCACCTGGGTGGAAACGGCTGAACGCGCCTCATCCGAGCGTCGTTATGAAATTTACAGGCGTTCCGACGGCAAAATGGTCTGCTGCGGGCGCACAGTATGGGTGTGGATAAATTATAGTACGGGCCGGCCAAGCCGCATACCGCAGGAAGTTGTACAGGCTTTCAGCGCCTGGGAACCGGGGGAAAGGCTGAAGGCTGAAGGCTGA
- a CDS encoding response regulator, whose product MPMPKSVLIIDDNEDISTLLKDHLIHQGFVVTTALEGKSGVEKARKLHIDVITIDFNMPGANGVEVYEELRKHPETATIPVIFFSSIVTGLIRRMVPASPRVRFIRKPCTIAEIEQSITEMAALPKLAPPPLPPDTPGRSPDDSTTNRR is encoded by the coding sequence ATGCCTATGCCCAAATCGGTGTTGATAATCGATGACAACGAGGACATATCCACTCTCTTAAAAGACCATCTTATACACCAGGGTTTCGTAGTCACCACCGCCTTAGAGGGAAAATCCGGCGTGGAAAAAGCCCGCAAATTGCATATTGACGTGATAACGATAGACTTCAACATGCCGGGCGCCAACGGAGTGGAGGTTTATGAGGAACTGCGCAAGCACCCGGAAACAGCCACTATCCCCGTTATCTTCTTTTCTTCCATAGTGACCGGCCTGATACGCAGGATGGTGCCGGCAAGCCCGCGGGTGCGTTTCATCAGGAAGCCCTGCACCATTGCCGAGATAGAACAGTCTATCACCGAAATGGCGGCCCTCCCGAAGCTGGCGCCGCCGCCTCTTCCGCCAGACACCCCGGGGCGCTCCCCCGACGATAGCACAACCAATCGGCGGTGA
- the dinB gene encoding DNA polymerase IV: protein MPEKSIVHVDMDAFFAAIEQRDNPALKGKPVIVGADPKDGRGRGVVSTCSYEARKFGVKSAMPISEAWRHCPTGVFLHPDFKKYEAASEAIRSVFYEFTPDIEQVSIDEAFLDITHSSHLFGGPLETCNKIKARVKAVTGLTCSLGMAPTKLAAKIASDLKKPDGLVVVKAGELNAFLGPLDILKIWGLGPKTAQALRERGINTIGELALCQAQELSFLGKAGPELQALARGSDSREVKEEGGVKSVGNEITFETDTSDERVVKESLLALCDKVSSRLRAQGLKGRTITLKIRLEGFLTYTRAVTLAFATNFTDVINEHALKLFRAFSAEGGPAGLFGRKKGNKKIRLLGVKVSALMPADLKESLFEDKYDTRRENTHKAIEAIRKKFGRGAIYRAGGKKEI, encoded by the coding sequence ATGCCGGAAAAAAGCATCGTGCACGTTGATATGGACGCGTTTTTCGCGGCTATTGAGCAGCGAGATAATCCGGCGCTTAAAGGCAAGCCCGTTATTGTGGGCGCCGACCCCAAAGACGGCCGGGGGCGCGGGGTGGTTTCCACCTGCTCTTACGAGGCCAGAAAATTCGGCGTTAAATCGGCCATGCCCATCTCCGAGGCCTGGCGGCACTGCCCGACCGGCGTTTTCCTGCACCCTGATTTTAAGAAATACGAGGCCGCTTCCGAAGCTATAAGGTCCGTTTTCTACGAGTTCACCCCGGACATCGAGCAGGTAAGCATAGACGAGGCTTTTCTGGACATTACTCACAGCTCCCATCTGTTCGGCGGGCCGCTTGAAACCTGCAACAAAATAAAAGCCAGGGTAAAGGCTGTTACCGGCCTTACCTGTTCTCTCGGCATGGCGCCCACGAAGCTGGCCGCCAAAATAGCCTCGGATCTGAAGAAGCCGGACGGCCTGGTGGTCGTTAAAGCCGGGGAACTGAACGCTTTCCTGGGTCCGCTGGATATTTTAAAGATATGGGGCCTTGGTCCTAAAACCGCGCAGGCTCTGCGCGAGCGCGGCATAAATACCATAGGCGAGCTGGCGCTCTGTCAGGCACAGGAACTCTCCTTCCTTGGCAAAGCCGGACCCGAATTGCAGGCTCTGGCCCGGGGGAGCGATTCGCGCGAGGTAAAAGAGGAAGGCGGGGTAAAATCGGTCGGCAATGAAATAACTTTTGAAACCGACACCTCGGACGAGAGAGTGGTTAAAGAGTCCCTGCTTGCCCTTTGCGATAAAGTCTCTTCCCGCCTGCGCGCTCAGGGCCTGAAGGGCCGGACCATAACCCTGAAAATAAGGCTGGAGGGCTTTTTAACCTATACCAGGGCCGTAACGCTTGCCTTCGCCACCAATTTCACGGATGTAATAAACGAACACGCGCTGAAACTTTTCCGGGCTTTTTCCGCCGAAGGCGGACCCGCCGGACTGTTTGGCAGGAAAAAGGGCAATAAAAAAATAAGACTATTGGGCGTTAAAGTTTCGGCTCTTATGCCGGCGGATTTAAAGGAATCCCTTTTTGAGGATAAATATGACACGCGCCGGGAAAATACACATAAAGCAATTGAAGCGATAAGGAAAAAATTCGGCCGCGGAGCCATTTACCGCGCCGGAGGCAAGAAGGAGATATGA
- a CDS encoding TonB-dependent receptor: protein MKKRLPHCLALLLLLPLNAVSEENRGVFFSLTRYILKDFIRPQDFTVLDKNEVAEQRPATAADLLNYIPSVLLRSAGKNSVGTVSMRGFSSRRVAIVLDDVKIPADITGTVDVTNLPSENIQKVEVMPGAWSSVYGANAEGGVIHLLSGRLNPGTKTAEAGDEWESYGGRASFVKTGAASGPAEVFFTGRSAYSSGFQQNSASNKNSFTGRASYDFGGAGKISLKGFDTVSYNGLPTGTPVPISGWDGKKEREANSLTDFQTGEVNLLSAGYDVSLGGGVRLSVNSSLGNNILDARQWYYGFLSRTLIKTRNRAASAKLSLPWDSVLGAEYGRDMLTSPTYGGHSMKTWGFYAQNIIRPAPGLEIMPGLRYDANEHYSNQLSPKLALVYSPSFNWKFSAQSGKAWQAPTFADLYDPYVPASDRSPGLKPESSIHSQAGAQWNSDCGFYISATEFYSDVKNRIALNPVKNWAAYNLDSAFNLGSESEAGYKSGAFRATLAYSWLLSKGRESSGAYKLLQFSPKRRFTALAGFKTGPADIFARAKYVSRQYTGLDGTGIKLPPYFTADIYVTRSFGAVELGAGADNILDRHYAETADSYNGYFPQPGRTLKASLKISFI from the coding sequence ATGAAAAAGCGCCTGCCGCATTGCCTTGCCCTGCTGTTACTGTTACCCCTAAATGCCGTATCCGAAGAAAACCGCGGAGTTTTCTTCTCTCTCACACGATATATTCTGAAAGACTTTATCCGGCCCCAGGACTTTACCGTCCTGGACAAAAACGAAGTGGCGGAACAGAGACCCGCCACCGCCGCGGACCTGCTGAACTATATCCCGTCGGTGCTGCTCAGATCCGCCGGTAAAAATTCCGTCGGCACGGTTTCAATGCGCGGGTTTTCTTCGCGGCGCGTGGCGATAGTGCTGGACGACGTTAAGATACCTGCCGATATCACCGGCACGGTGGACGTGACGAACCTGCCTTCCGAGAATATACAGAAAGTGGAAGTGATGCCGGGCGCGTGGTCCTCGGTGTACGGGGCCAATGCGGAGGGCGGGGTGATACACCTGCTCAGCGGCAGGCTGAACCCCGGCACAAAAACGGCCGAGGCGGGCGACGAATGGGAAAGCTACGGAGGCAGGGCATCCTTCGTTAAGACCGGCGCGGCCTCGGGTCCCGCGGAGGTCTTTTTTACCGGGCGCAGCGCCTATTCTTCCGGCTTCCAGCAGAACTCGGCTTCCAACAAAAACTCCTTTACCGGCCGCGCTTCTTACGATTTTGGCGGCGCCGGAAAGATCTCCTTAAAAGGCTTTGATACCGTTTCCTATAACGGCCTGCCGACCGGCACACCCGTGCCGATATCCGGCTGGGACGGCAAAAAAGAACGGGAGGCGAATTCCCTGACCGATTTTCAGACCGGCGAGGTCAACCTGCTTAGCGCAGGCTACGATGTGTCGCTGGGCGGCGGCGTAAGATTGTCAGTGAACTCCTCGCTCGGGAACAACATCCTGGACGCCAGGCAGTGGTATTACGGCTTTCTGTCGCGCACGCTCATAAAGACGCGCAATCGCGCGGCCTCGGCCAAACTGTCGCTGCCGTGGGACTCCGTTCTGGGCGCGGAATACGGACGCGACATGCTTACCTCACCCACCTACGGCGGCCACAGCATGAAAACCTGGGGCTTTTACGCGCAGAACATAATACGCCCGGCGCCGGGGCTGGAAATAATGCCCGGGCTGCGCTATGATGCTAACGAGCATTACTCGAACCAGCTCAGCCCCAAGCTGGCGCTGGTATATTCACCGTCGTTCAACTGGAAATTTTCCGCCCAGTCCGGAAAGGCCTGGCAGGCGCCCACGTTCGCCGACCTGTACGACCCGTACGTGCCGGCCTCCGACAGGTCCCCCGGCCTGAAGCCGGAGAGCTCCATACATTCGCAGGCCGGAGCGCAGTGGAATTCGGACTGCGGGTTTTACATCTCAGCCACAGAGTTCTATTCCGACGTAAAGAACCGTATAGCGCTGAACCCGGTCAAAAACTGGGCTGCCTATAACCTGGATTCGGCGTTTAACCTCGGCTCAGAGAGCGAGGCCGGCTATAAAAGCGGAGCCTTCAGGGCAACGCTTGCCTATTCATGGCTGCTGAGCAAAGGCAGGGAATCCTCCGGCGCGTACAAGCTGCTGCAGTTCAGCCCGAAACGCCGGTTCACCGCGCTGGCCGGCTTTAAGACCGGCCCGGCGGATATTTTTGCGCGGGCTAAATATGTGAGCAGGCAGTACACCGGACTGGACGGGACGGGCATAAAACTGCCCCCTTACTTCACCGCGGATATCTATGTCACGCGCAGTTTCGGCGCGGTGGAACTGGGCGCAGGCGCCGACAACATCTTAGACAGGCATTACGCCGAGACAGCGGATAGTTACAACGGCTATTTCCCCCAGCCCGGCCGCACCCTGAAGGCTTCCCTGAAGATAAGCTTTATTTAA